The genomic window TAGCCCAGCAGCAACAGAAGAGAGCAACTTGTGTGTGCTGCACTAGTGCCAGTAGGTGCTGCACAAACACCTTGGGACAACTAGGCAACAAGTTCTCCACCAGTCAACGTGGTGGAGACATGCTGCTGAATGATTATGCCTAAACTAACCTTCCTTCTTTTTTTCCCCTCTTTTCGAAGGCCATACATACTGTAGCGAATTCGACAAGATGTGGTGCCGGCAAATGAAGAGAAGGCGTTTTATGTTCACGGGTCACAATGTGGTCAAGAGGCTGCTGAATATATAGATCCTAAGTTACAAACATGGAAGAATCGGTCCGAtcatcgccgccgccggcggcagcGGGGGCTAGCTAGTACCCCATGACCGCCGACGACATGTTGAGCAGGGGCCCGAGCGTGTCGGGCGCGAACTTCCTGGCGAACAGGAAGCACATCGACGTCGGCCTCTGGTTGTAATAGCAGGGCCTGtcgttcctccacctcctcctcctgatGCCCTGGATCGCCGCCGCCGTCACGTTCTCGGCCGTGTGCTTGGCCGGGTGGGCGCCGCCCTTGGACCAGTCGACGTACGTCACCGTGCGGTTGGCGTTCCGCGCGCCGTGCAGCATGCTCACGGTGGTCGGGAGGTAGTGCTCGTCCGGGTAGCACGACGGCCGGCAGTGCCGCCTGAAGAGCGGGTAGTACTTGGTGTCGGCGAGGACGCTGATGGCCAGGTCGCGGCTCAGCTCGAACCACTGGGAGCCTTTCCTCCACTGCTGCAGCGTGATCGCCGGCGCCATGCGGCGGCTGTACCGGCCCTGGCACTGCTTCGTCTGCTGGAAGTAGACCTCCACGAAGCTGTGCCGTGAGCCGATGAGGTAGTCGTAGACCGCCCGGAAGCTGTGCAGCGGGATGCAGCTCTCCGAGAGCAGCACGAAGCGCTCGTTGGAGAAGTCCAGCAGCGCGTTCGCCAGCAGCCGCTTCTCCGCGTCCATCAGCGATATCGATCCCCACGCCGTCTCCTGCACGTACGCACGCGGAAAAGAATTAATGGCCGCACGTGAGGATGCATGCCGCCGGTCATGGCGCCGGCGGCATTGTGCTGTGCTGTGTCGTGTCGTGTGGCACGTGCGTTACGTACCTGGCTTGGGATTTGGCGGCCGTAGAAGGGCGAGTTGGTGGAGACGTTCACCGTCATCCCCGGCGGCGCGTGGACGTAGACGGAGAAGCGGTCCTCATTGCCCCGGAAGAAGCGCTCCCAGAGCGGGGCGAGCGGCAGCTCGCCGCGGCCGGTGAGGAACATGAAGGCCACCTTGGGCACGCGCTTGAACGGGTACTCGGCGGCCACCGGCACCATGGAGGCGCGCCAGAAGAGTTGCTCGTCCGTCATGTCGTGCATGAGCCGCGTCGGGGCCACGAACTCCGCGAAGCCGGCCTCGGCGTACacggtggtggtgctgctgctggGGAAGACGATGTTGTTGATGGTCCTGGTGTACTGGGTGCGCGGCCCGGTGGCCGTCCAGAGGCCGGCGATCACGCCGACCGCGAAGATCACGAGGAACATCACTGACCTGGCGAGGCAGGTGGAGGACTCCTTCCTCGTGAACATAACCCTCAAGTCGTCGACGACCCCGCCCTTCATGGCCGAGCTCCCTTGTCGCCTCGCCACGCAACAAAACGCAAGCGTACAACGCCACTACGCGgcaaaaccaaaaccaaaacccCTCGACATGAACGACGGGGAGAGCTCTGCCGCTTGATCGATCGATCGGTCGACGGATTTAAACGGGAAGCTCGGCGGATCGCTTGCGAGGCTCGGCTAGCAAAGCATACGATGCGATGCCAGGACGAGCCGCGCACTCCAGTACGTATACCTCTCTGGCTCCTGATTCCCGGGAGCTAGCCAGCCTTCACGAGCAAGCCATGGAGAGAGGCGGAGAGCCGGAGAAAGGTATATGCAGCCGCGGGATCGGTCGATCGGTGTTTCCCAAGATGGCGGTGGTAACGTGCGAAAAACAGGCCGAGATGCGGCCAAAAGGAGGGGAGGAGACCGAGATAGGGATCGAGGGAACAAGAAGGGGGCGCGCGAGAGGGAGGATATCCCGAGTTTGAAGTACGTAGCGTGTGCACCTGGGAAGGCGATTTATATACGGCGAGCGCCGTCGTGGAGACACGCGAGTCTTCTCGGTAATGTCAGCCCTAGGTATGTTCGATCGATATGCTGTCCAGCTTGACGGGGTATATGTGAGTTAGTTTCGAGGACGTATATGCATAGGAATCCAAGGCGCGTACGTGCGCGCGCACAGCTTCCGTTCCGGATTGTGTATGGAAGCTTCCTCAAAATACATATCGTTTTTTTCAGAAGTACATGGAGGATGTATGATTTGCACGTATTCGCGCGAATACGCGACAACTTCAAGGATGGCATAGGGCATATTCGTCAAGATGAAGTTTGGTGGATTGGTGTCGGATATGTGTAATCTGGCGCAAATGTATAACGGCATCGTGGGTTAGGATAGGCAGACTAGTGAAATTGGTCGACAAACATAGATCAGAAAGGAGACGATCCAAGCACACGCGGCGGTGGTGGTCGGTCGACTCTGGCAAGATGATGGCCTCAAGGGGCCTTGTGATCGATTGCACTATGTTGGTTTAGTAATATGGGGTCCATGTGTCTACTTCTGCAAAGGTTTAATCATGTAAATTTATCTCAAGTGGTATAGATGACTCTTGTAGGGCTTCGATCCTAATTGTGGTTCCACCCCTATTCTACATGGTATGCCACATGGGCGGTCAACGTAAATTCAGTCCTATACAAGTCAAGGAGAGGTCAACAATAGTCGAGGAAAGTCACCCCCCGGTCAACAAAAGTCCAACGAAAACTTCATGATCAATAAGTCAAAGGAAGAAGACAAATAAAAGAATAAGTCAAAGATGGAGGCAAAGGAGCAAAGAGGCCCAAAACCAAGCTATAAGGCCTTCATATGATATAGGGAATCTTCCCCTCATGggtcactgagggagtcccagactaaggggtcctcgggcatccggcctattcaacatggaccggactgatgggctgtcaaGATAAAGGAAGAAGGTCACCTCCCGTGTCCAGTTGGGACTCCTGTATGCGTGAACGACAAGATTAAGTGTCTGGATATattgtttcctttctctgtaaactgactctgtacaactctaggcccctccagtgtctatataatcCAGAGGGCCTAGACCGGAGACAGAATcataatattcataggctagacaagctaggatttagccattacaatctcgaggcagatcaactcttgtaacccctatactcatcgaatacaatcaagcaggacttagggttttacctcctttaagagggcccgaacctggataaacattgtatccttctgtccattgttaccattgatcctcggacatacagcttgggcccccctacccgagatttgccaattttgacaccgacattggtgctttcattgagagctccgatgTATT from Triticum aestivum cultivar Chinese Spring chromosome 3B, IWGSC CS RefSeq v2.1, whole genome shotgun sequence includes these protein-coding regions:
- the LOC123071603 gene encoding glycosyltransferase BC10, producing MKGGVVDDLRVMFTRKESSTCLARSVMFLVIFAVGVIAGLWTATGPRTQYTRTINNIVFPSSSTTTVYAEAGFAEFVAPTRLMHDMTDEQLFWRASMVPVAAEYPFKRVPKVAFMFLTGRGELPLAPLWERFFRGNEDRFSVYVHAPPGMTVNVSTNSPFYGRQIPSQETAWGSISLMDAEKRLLANALLDFSNERFVLLSESCIPLHSFRAVYDYLIGSRHSFVEVYFQQTKQCQGRYSRRMAPAITLQQWRKGSQWFELSRDLAISVLADTKYYPLFRRHCRPSCYPDEHYLPTTVSMLHGARNANRTVTYVDWSKGGAHPAKHTAENVTAAAIQGIRRRRWRNDRPCYYNQRPTSMCFLFARKFAPDTLGPLLNMSSAVMGY